A single Argentina anserina chromosome 7, drPotAnse1.1, whole genome shotgun sequence DNA region contains:
- the LOC126802867 gene encoding uncharacterized protein LOC126802867 — protein MSVIEISDSMSVGDSGDINDKYMRLHQQVTCMEPKFQHLEGKIDALGNMFQTFKRDIVKEVVEQVVSCLLKGKIEEGAKTKGFDFKTDGNCPLMESEAQSNNSPDESPLKKRRTNAFPYVQLNVDTKSNNVGSKCSRSPKSPNGPKRRRRIAKVKRPFTCGPFLLADDTSNEIVDLLNFIFMKRPLTREEAKFDNEIVASCDGFSVTRSDLEECLNPGKYLDDSVINIYASLLNENKSDNWFLPTYFAAGVATAHKRMNEVKWTENVYSLCKLDRFRGRMKEATQIFIPMHDNINKQLGHWYLLLVSLQCGQAILVDSAPDISRECIRVGHARRVLHLLDKVFEDKMKLYMPCGFHFATLPWATGEIFPIQTNDFDCGVFVIRNMQHFRKKWNEKYVSEDHRASLAIECVRHQRNELDDVKSMIQQCLRLGGNLEPVVHLLSSDCT, from the exons ATGTCAGTTATTGAAATATCGGATTCAATGTCGGTCGGGGACTCAGGTGACATCAACGATAAGTATATGCGCCTTCATCAACAGGTTACCTGCATGGAACCTAAATTCCAGCATTTAGAAGGGAAAATTGATGCTTTGGGTAACatgtttcaaactttcaagAGAGACATTGTTAAGGAAGTTGTGGAGCAAGTTGTTTCCTGTTTGCTGAAGGGAAAAATAGAAGAGGGAGCAAAAACCAAGGGATTTGACTTCAAGACCGACGGAAATTGCCCGTTGATGGAGTCAGAAGCTCAATCCAATAATTCTCCTGATGAATCTCCTTTGAAAAAGAGACGCACCAACGCGTTTCCATATGTG CAATTGAATGTGGATACAAAGTCGAACAATGTCGGCTCAAAGTGCTCAAGGAGCCCCAAATCCCCCAATGGCcccaaaaggagaagaagaattgcAAAGGTGAAGCGGCCATTCACTTGTGGACCTTTTCTACTTGCAGATGACACGTCCAATGAAATTGTGGACCTCCtcaatttcatatttatgaAGCGGCCACTTACTCGTGAGGAAGCAAA ATTTGACAATGAGATCGTTGCAAGTTGTGACGGCTTTTCTGTTACAAGATCGGACTTGGAGGAATGTTTGAACCCTGGGAAGTACTTGGATGATTCT GTGATAAACATTTATGCAAGCTTGCTTAATGAGAACAAATCAGATAACTGGTTTTTACCAACCTACTTTGCG GCCGGTGTAGCAACTGCTCACAAAAGGATGAATGAAGTTAAGTGGACTGAGAATGTATATTCACTATGCAAACTGGATAGATTCAGAGGGAGGATGAAAGAAGCAACTCAG ATATTCATTCCAATGCATGACAATATTAACAAGCAGCTTGGCCACTGGTACTTATTGTTGGTGAGTTTGCAATGTGGTCAAGCCATCCTAGTTGATAGCGCTCCTGATATTTCAAGAGAGTGTATTCGCGTAGGGCATGCAAGACGAGTG CTTCATCTGTTGGACAAGGTTTTTGAAGATAAAATGAAGTTGTACATGCCATGCGGTTTTCACTTTGCTACTTTACCTTGGGCGACTGGTGAAATTTTCCCAATCCAAACAAATGACTTTGATTGTGGAGTTTTTGTCATAAGAAATATGCAGCACTTTAGGAAAAAATGGAATGAAAAG TACGTATCAGAAGACCATCGGGCAAGTTTGGCCATTGAATGTGTCAGACATCAACGTAATGAGTTGGATGATGTTAAGAGCATGATCCAGCAATGTTTGCGCCTTGGTGGCAACCTTGAACCTGTGGTGCACTTGCTTTCTTCCGACTGCACTTAA
- the LOC126802391 gene encoding probable carboxylesterase 15: protein MVSDNNKKLVQEVSGWLRVYDDGSVDRTWTGPPEVKFMAEPVPPHDEFIEGVATKDVLVDQNSGLRVRIYLPEQQPKPEEIDDNKVKGEQLKLPIILHFHGGGFCISQADWYMYYHIYTKLSRSANAIVVSVYQRLSPEHRLPAAIEDGYSALLWLRSVALAEQKEPWLLSYADFNRVFLIGDSSGGNIVHHVAAKAGNIDLSPLKLAGGIPIHPGFVRSERSKSELEQPQSPFLTLDMVDKFLGLALPEGSTKDDPITCPMGSRAPPLEGLKLPPFLLCIAEKDLIIDTEMEYYEAMKKAHKDVEILMNKGMMHSFYLNKVAVDMDPETAAETERLIEGIKGFVEKH from the coding sequence ATGGTCAGTGATAATAACAAGAAGCTTGTCCAGGAAGTGTCCGGTTGGCTAAGAGTCTATGATGATGGCTCAGTCGACCGAACATGGACTGGACCTCCCGAGGTCAAGTTCATGGCCGAGCCAGTCCCGCCCCACGACGAATTCATCGAAGGAGTGGCCACTAAGGACGTGTTGGTCGACCAAAACTCGGGCCTTCGTGTCCGGATTTACCTCCCGGAGCAGCAGCCAAAACCAGAGGAAATCGATGACAACAAAGTCAAAGGTGAGCAACTAAAGCTCCCCATCATACTTCATTTCCATGGAGGAGGCTTCTGCATCAGCCAAGCTGACTGGTACATGTACTACCACATATACACTAAGCTCTCCCGCTCCGCCAACGCCATTGTCGTGTCCGTTTATCAACGCCTATCACCGGAGCACCGCCTCCCGGCGGCAATCGAAGACGGCTACTCTGCTCTACTTTGGCTCCGTTCTGTTGCCCTAGCGGAACAAAAAGAGCCGTGGCTTCTCAGCTATGCCGATTTCAACAGAGTTTTCCTCATCGGAGATAGCTCTGGAGGGAACATTGTCCACCACGTGGCGGCTAAAGCGGGGAATATAGACTTGAGTCCACTGAAACTCGCCGGCGGGATCCCCATCCACCCGGGTTTCGTTCGGTCGGAGAGGAGCAAGTCGGAGCTGGAGCAGCCCCAGTCTCCATTCCTTACACTTGATATGGTGGACAAGTTCTTGGGGCTTGCCCTACCTGAGGGGTCGACGAAAGACGATCCTATTACGTGTCCGATGGGGTCGAGGGCTCCACCGTTGGAAGGGCTGAAGTTGCCGCCGTTCCTGCTGTGCATTGCGGAGAAGGACCTGATCATTGACACAGAGATGGAGTACTACGAGGCCATGAAGAAGGCGCACAAAGATGTGGAGATTCTGATGAACAAGGGAATGATGCACAGCTTCTATCTCAATAAGGTTGCAGTTGACATGGACCCAGAAACAGCTGCAGAGACTGAGCGTCTCATTGAAGGGATCAAGGGGTTCGTGGAGAAGCACTGA